Genomic window (Granulicella arctica):
TAGTGCTGTACCCGATAAAAGCACCGAGAGGATAGTTGCTGCTGAGCAGCGTAAAGCTGTTCAGTTGGTTGGCGTTGTAGTAAAAACCGACGCCGCCACGAAGCACGGTCTTGTCTGTCACGCGATATGCTAGGCCCAATCGCGGACCGAAGTTGTCATGAGTCGGACTTGCCAACTTGAAGCCGGGTGTGGGGGTGAACGTGTTTGCCGTCAGTGCAGTCGTTGCCGGAATAAGTGCCGTCTCTGCGGGGTTCAATAAGCGGGCGTATCCATTGAGACTGTACGGAACGGTGGGTAGGTCGTACCGCAGACCGTAGTTGATGGTCAGCTTTTGCGTAGCCTGCCAGTTATCCAGAACGAAGAAGCCATCGCGCCACTCACCGACAGATCCCTTCACGGTGGCAACAGGCGTCTGGTCACTCGCTGCAAGGCCCAAAGCGAAATCCGCGCGGCTGTCACCCGTAAGCGTGCCATTGAAGGTGAACAGGCCGAGCGACTCATTGGTGGCCGCGCGTCCGAGCGTCAACTTGCGCAGCTCAAGCCCGGCCATAATGTTGTGCTTACCCCGCGTGTAGCTGACCTGGTCGTACCCGTCGACGGTGCGGTCATCTTGAAACCAGTTCGTGCCATTGTTCCCGATGTTCATACCGGCTGCGCTGCTCAGCTGAACGTTCGGAACTCCGAGATTACCGGTCGTGGTATCGAAGTTGAAGCCTGGGATGCCGAGTGACGTGCCAGCGCCTTTGAGATTGTTGACGTACCAGTAGTTCAGCGAATCGGTCATCAATGTATTGATTCCGAAATGGAAGTCATTCACGAGCCGCTGTGTGATGACATGCGAGTAGCCGAAAGCCAGGTTGCGGCTGTTCGCCGGACCATAGCCTCCTGCAACAGGTACCTGATTTCCGTTTGCGTAAGTAAGATTCTGCCAATGATAGCGAGCAAAAACGCGAACTTTTTCACCAATGTTCTCGTCAATGCGATCGAGTGATTGAGCGATGAACAGTGTATTCGGGAAGTAGACATTGTTAAGGTTGTTGCTGATACCAGCGGCGTTCGGAAGAGGAATGTAAGCCTCATACTTCTTGGCGATCTGCGCAGCAGAAGTAGACAACTCGTTCGATGGAATCTGGTTGTTCACGTAGGCCGCGCCAGTGTAGGGATCCTTGAGGCAAATGCCTGAACAAACGCCTGCCGCATTCACAGATCCGAGTGCAGAGAAGTCTCCTGCCTCCTGAGCCGCCGTCATCACGGTCGAGGTGCCCGCAGTTTGCGCCTTCTGATTGAGCTTCTCGTAAGACCCGAAGAAGAAGGTCTTGTCCTTACCGTTGTAAAGCTTAGGGATATATACCGGACCACCTAAAGTGAAGCCGTATTGGTTGTAGTTTAGAGGAGCTTTCTTCTGTGTCGGTGAGTCGAGAAAGTTATGGGCATCCAGAGCCGTATTCTTGATGTAGTCATACGCAACACCGTGGAAGTCGTTTGTACCGACCTTACTCACCATGTTGATATGGACGCCCAGATAGGCACCGTACTGTGCAGGATAGTTACCACTCTGCATCTGCACTTCGGAGATCATGTCGGTGCCCGGACGTGCTGGCGTGACATTGCCGAGGTTGTTCATGATCGAGACGCCATCGAGAGTAAGATCGTTCTGAGTTTCACGCTGACCCGCACCAATAAAGTCGACCCCAGGAGGATTGCCGCTATAGCTTGTCTTCGAACCAATAGTGACGTTCGAAGCAAGTGCCGCAACCTCCAGAGCATTGTGCCCCTGAACCGGCAGGTCTTCGACCTGCTTTGTCTCAAAGGTCTCACCCAGGCGCGCGTCGTCCGTCGAGAGTGGCGGAGTGCTGGCCGATACGGTCACCACCTCAGACGCCGATCCTATCTTCAAACTGAAGTCTGTTCTTACGGCAACGTCGATCGAGACCGGCACGCCGACGGTGACTTCTTTCTTGAAGCCCGTCTTTTCTATGCTGATGTCATAAACACCGCTCTTGATGA
Coding sequences:
- a CDS encoding TonB-dependent receptor, with protein sequence MNRTILRLFLLCILCITGASAQIANNTSLVGTVFDASGGSVAGAQVTATEVATQVKYAATTNGSGYYAISFIKSGVYDISIEKTGFKKEVTVGVPVSIDVAVRTDFSLKIGSASEVVTVSASTPPLSTDDARLGETFETKQVEDLPVQGHNALEVAALASNVTIGSKTSYSGNPPGVDFIGAGQRETQNDLTLDGVSIMNNLGNVTPARPGTDMISEVQMQSGNYPAQYGAYLGVHINMVSKVGTNDFHGVAYDYIKNTALDAHNFLDSPTQKKAPLNYNQYGFTLGGPVYIPKLYNGKDKTFFFGSYEKLNQKAQTAGTSTVMTAAQEAGDFSALGSVNAAGVCSGICLKDPYTGAAYVNNQIPSNELSTSAAQIAKKYEAYIPLPNAAGISNNLNNVYFPNTLFIAQSLDRIDENIGEKVRVFARYHWQNLTYANGNQVPVAGGYGPANSRNLAFGYSHVITQRLVNDFHFGINTLMTDSLNYWYVNNLKGAGTSLGIPGFNFDTTTGNLGVPNVQLSSAAGMNIGNNGTNWFQDDRTVDGYDQVSYTRGKHNIMAGLELRKLTLGRAATNESLGLFTFNGTLTGDSRADFALGLAASDQTPVATVKGSVGEWRDGFFVLDNWQATQKLTINYGLRYDLPTVPYSLNGYARLLNPAETALIPATTALTANTFTPTPGFKLASPTHDNFGPRLGLAYRVTDKTVLRGGVGFYYNANQLNSFTLLSSNYPLGAFIGYSTTSANLLSLSNPTPGAGSASPVAGTPGTYQSAVQYDPANKTQRSYQWNVSVGQELWKGAAFELQYLGSHSLHLDISNYTNLPANPSANTVASYAAKPTLNSLRPNQLFGSIRDLDNIAYAHYNGLTTIFRQRLFHGISGQASYTWSHDLDIGSDSNGGGVLSQPYNIRADYGNANWDIRNRFVGVVTYELPKFANSTFAVREALGGWQLNDIVNLQSGMPFNVSLGYNSAGLDQGTERPNFVHTPSSHCSVKTYINGNVGSCIDISAYTLPVAPQTLNAAGATVAYNYAYGNSSRNTLHGPGFSYDNLSLFKNFAIREQMKIQFRAEAQNVFNHPSAGNPNATLSAASQSGTALSPANFGTVTTVQTIPGELSGSRAIQLAGKFIF